Proteins encoded in a region of the Chryseobacterium piperi genome:
- a CDS encoding TolC family protein, protein MKKVWIIVFGLTCLGLSAQKKWSLRECVDYAVKHNLQVIQNEYSKQTQDANLKIAKKGYLPSLSASVGNTVSFGQASLGTGSIRNDRFSNNASLGAEILVYNNGRLEKTVRKTQFDVEASQYDIETIQNDISLQIAQQYLTTLLNKEIIKISQSAVDNAQKQYDRAKITTQVGTTAETVLAEAQSALAREKQNLKTAEINTGRSLFALAQLLQLQNYKEFDVEDVNVPDQLSPQLQSVEEVLNTAYDNQPQIKAAESRIRSAEAQTEVSKTAFWPTVTANAGIGSFYNNLLNTNNVGNSLVYISERNFFQQYKDNFGQQAGVSVNVPIFNKGITKLQVEQSKINESIAKTTYQQQRQVVRENVQKAQFDVEANYESYLAAVEAERSTKLSLDFADKSYAAGRTTIFDLNVARNNYANAQGSVAQAKFNYLFSLKLLNFYAGIPLSL, encoded by the coding sequence ATGAAAAAAGTTTGGATTATCGTTTTTGGATTAACTTGCCTGGGATTGAGTGCTCAGAAAAAATGGTCCTTAAGAGAATGTGTAGACTATGCTGTGAAGCATAATCTTCAGGTTATCCAAAATGAATATTCGAAACAAACCCAGGACGCCAATCTAAAAATTGCTAAAAAAGGGTATTTACCTTCTCTTTCTGCGAGTGTAGGCAATACTGTGAGTTTCGGACAGGCATCCCTAGGAACAGGGAGTATTAGGAACGACAGATTCAGTAATAATGCCAGTCTCGGAGCTGAGATTTTGGTTTATAACAATGGAAGACTGGAAAAAACAGTTAGAAAAACTCAGTTTGATGTTGAGGCGAGCCAATATGATATAGAAACCATACAAAATGATATTTCTCTGCAAATAGCACAACAATATTTGACGACATTACTGAATAAAGAAATTATAAAAATTTCTCAAAGTGCCGTTGATAATGCACAAAAACAATATGATAGAGCTAAAATAACAACGCAGGTAGGAACAACGGCTGAAACGGTTTTGGCAGAGGCTCAATCCGCATTGGCAAGAGAAAAACAAAATCTTAAAACCGCCGAAATTAATACCGGAAGAAGCCTATTTGCACTTGCTCAGCTATTGCAGTTGCAGAATTATAAAGAATTCGATGTAGAAGATGTTAATGTTCCTGATCAGCTTTCCCCCCAGCTTCAATCCGTTGAAGAGGTTTTAAATACTGCTTATGATAATCAGCCGCAGATAAAAGCTGCAGAAAGCAGAATTAGATCTGCTGAAGCACAGACGGAAGTATCAAAGACTGCATTTTGGCCAACAGTTACTGCAAATGCCGGTATAGGAAGTTTTTATAATAATTTATTGAATACCAATAATGTAGGGAATTCTCTTGTATATATTAGTGAAAGAAACTTTTTCCAACAGTATAAAGACAACTTCGGACAACAAGCTGGAGTGTCAGTGAATGTTCCTATTTTCAACAAAGGAATCACAAAATTGCAGGTAGAGCAATCAAAGATCAATGAAAGTATCGCTAAAACAACCTATCAGCAACAAAGACAGGTGGTGAGGGAAAATGTACAGAAAGCCCAGTTTGATGTAGAAGCTAATTATGAATCCTACCTTGCGGCAGTAGAAGCAGAAAGAAGTACAAAGCTTTCTTTGGATTTCGCGGATAAGAGTTACGCTGCAGGAAGAACGACTATTTTTGATCTGAATGTTGCAAGAAATAATTATGCGAATGCTCAAGGGTCTGTTGCTCAAGCAAAATTTAACTATCTTTTCAGTCTTAAATTGTTGAATTTCTATGCAGGAATTCCATTAAGTTTGTAA